GCGCTACGGATCTTCCGCGCCGTCTACCTGGACGCCCTCCCGGCGGGAGTGTCACCGGGGGCGGCCGCCGCGGTGTACGACGCGCTGACCCGGTTCCTGCACACGAGCGTACGGATGGTCGTGGCGCTCGGCGTGGTGGTCGCGCTGGCCGCCTGGCTGACGGGCCCGGGCCGCCGGGCCGGTCTTGTACGGCGGCTGTGGACGTCCGGGATCGGCGCGGTACGGGCGGTGGCCGACGGGGCGGGGCTGCGGACCGGGCCGGTGGGGCCGTTCGTGCGCCGGTACCGGGCGTGGATCGGCTGGGTGCTGGTGGGCGGGGCGCTGCTGGTGTATCTGCTGTGGTCGCGTCCGACGGGGTGGGTGGTGGTCGGGCTGGGCCTCGCGCTGCTGTTCGCGCTGGCGGTGGTGGAGTTCCTGGCGGCGGAACCGGGTCCGGGGCCCGAACCGGGCGCCCCGTCGGGTGTCACCCGTATGGCGTAACCCCCCTGGTGGAGGGGGTGGGGCGGCCGGATGGTCGAAGCACCACACACCACAGAGAGGTGGGGTACGGCCATGACCCAGCAGCCGCACTCGACGCAGCAGCCGCACTCGCCGTCCGCCGGCGGCCAGGAGCAGCCCCCGGCCTGGAACGACTCCGGCCAGGCCCCCGGCACCCGGGGCCGCGGCGCGCCCCCGTCCGGCGGCGGCCTCGCGGCCGGCGGCGCGGTCTTCGCCGGTGTCCTGATGCTGATGAACGGTGTCATCGCCATCCTCCAGGGCATCTCCGCCCTCGCGAAGGACGACGTGTACACCCGCGTCGGCTCGTACGTCTACAGCATCAACCTCACCGGCTGGGGCGTCATCCTGATCTGCCTCGGCGCGGTGGGCGTGATCACCGGCTGGGGCATCCTCAGCGGCATGGGCTGGGCCCGCGTCTGCGGCATCGTCCTCGCGAGCCTCAGCGCCATCCTCCAGTTCATGTTCCTCCCGTACGCCCCGATCTGGTCGGTGATCATGATCGCGGTGGACGTGTTCGTGATCTGGGCCCTGGCGGTGTACGACCCGGCGGCGTCCGGGGCGAGGCGCTAGAGACCCGCGCCACCACCCCCGCCCGTCCCGCCGCCACGGCCCCCTTCAGGCCGGCGGCGCGGGACGGGCGTACCGGCGTAGCCCCTTGCGACGCGGCCGGCCCCGGATCTTACGAAACACGGACGTTCGGTGCCCGGAGCCGGTGCGGGCGGCACGTCGGAGGCGTCGTGGTGCGAGGCTGGCCGCATGCAGCAGTCGTACGAGAAGGCCGGGAAGGCCGAGGGGGCGGTCGGCGCCCGGGTGCTGGTCGTCGATGACGATCCGACCGTCGCCGAGGTGGTCTCCGGGTATCTCGACCGGGCCGGGTATGTCGTGGAGCGGGCCGCCGACGGGCCGGAGGCGCTGGCCCGGGCCGACGCCCACTGGCCCGACCTCGTCGTGCTCGATCTGATGCTGCCGGGGATGGACGGGCTGGAGGTCTGCCGGCGGATGCGGGGGCGCGGGCCCGTGCCGGTGATCATGCTGACCGCCCGGGGGGACGAGGACGACCGGATCCTGGGGCTGGAGGTCGGGGCCGACGACTACGTCACCAAGCCGTTCAGCCCGAGGGAGCTGGTGCTGCGCGTGGAGTCCGTGCTGCGGCGGTCCCGGTCGCCCGTCGGACCCGCGACCCCGCTCAGCGCCGGGGGACTGACCCTCGACCGGGCCGCCCGCCGCGCCACCAAGGACGGTGCCGAACTCTCCCTCACCCACCGGGAGTTCGACCTTCTCGCCTTCTTCCTCCGGAATCCGGGGCGGGTGTACGGGCGGGAGGATCTGATGCGCGAGGTGTGGGGGTGGGACTTCGGTGATCTGTCGACCGTCACCGTGCACGTACGGCGGCTGCGCGGGAAGGTCGAGGACGATCCGGGGCGGCCGCGGTTCATCCAGACGGTGTGGGGGATCGGGTACCGCTTCGATCCCACCGGCACCGAGGGGGAGTGACCGGTCATGCGTGACGCCCTGCTCATCGCGCTGTTCGCCTTTCTCGGAGCCGCTGCCGCCGGAGTGCTCGGGGCCGGTGCCCTGTGGTTGCTGCGGCGGCGCTCGCTCACCGCGTCCGTGTCCGTCGTCGCCGCGGTCGCCGTGACCGCGATGCTCGCCGGGACGCTCGCCGTGGCGCAGGCGATGTTCCTGTCCCGGCACGATCTGTCCGTGGTCACGACCGTGGTCGCGATGGCCGCCGTCGTCTCCCTGCTCACCGCCCTGCTGCTCGGCCGCTGGGTCGTCGCCCGCAGCCGTGAACTCGTCCTCGCCGCCCGCGACTTCGGCGACGGCGGCGACTACTCCGCCCCGGCCCGCCCCGCCAATGCCGAACTCGCCGACGTCAGCCGGGAATTGGCCGCCACCAGCGCCAAGCTCGCCGAATCCCGCGACCGCGAACGGGCGTTGGAGTCCTCCCGCCGTGAACTCGTCGCCTGGATCTCGCACGACCTGCGCACCCCGCTGGCCGGTCTCCGCGCCATGTCCGAGGCCCTGGAGGACGGGGTCGCCGCCGATCCCGGCCGCTACCTCCGCCAGATCCGCACCGAGGTGGAACGCCTCAACGACATGGTCGGCGACCTCTTCGAACTCTCCCGCATCCACGCCGGCTCGCTCGCCCTCACCCGCTCCCGCATGTCCCTGTACGACCTCATCGGCGACGCCCTCGCCGGCGCGGACCCGCTCGCGCGCGAGCACGGCGTACGGCTGGTCGGCGACCGGATCGAACCGGTGCCCGTCGAGGTCGACGGCAAGGAGATGAGCCGGGTGCTGGGGAATCTGCTGGTCAACGCGATCCGCCGGACGCCCGCCGACGGCACGGTGGCCATCGCCGCCGAGCGGACCGCCGACGGGGTCGTGCTGTCGGTGACGGACGGCTGCGGCGGGATCCCCGAGGACGATCTGCCGCGCGTCTTCGACACGGGGTGGCGCGGCACGCACGCCCGGACCCCGCCCGCCGGAGCCGGGCTGGGTCTCGCCATCGTGCGCGGGATCGTCGAGGCGCATCAGGGACGGGCAGCCGTACGGAACGTGTCGGGCGGCTGCCGGTTCGAGGTGACGCTGCCCGCCGCGGAGGCTTGAGGCCACACGGTCACCCCGTCACCCCGTCACCCCGTGGTCACACGTGGCCTATGCCGCCCCCGCCGAAGGAACCGCTCCTCCCGGGCAGCCAGCGCAGCCGGTTCTGGTCCTTGCCCGTCCTGGTCCCGGAGTGATGGAGCTGGTACGGCATCAGCCGCTCCTTCTCCTCCGAGGCGACGGGCATCTCGTC
The nucleotide sequence above comes from Streptomyces sp. N50. Encoded proteins:
- a CDS encoding sensor histidine kinase; protein product: MRDALLIALFAFLGAAAAGVLGAGALWLLRRRSLTASVSVVAAVAVTAMLAGTLAVAQAMFLSRHDLSVVTTVVAMAAVVSLLTALLLGRWVVARSRELVLAARDFGDGGDYSAPARPANAELADVSRELAATSAKLAESRDRERALESSRRELVAWISHDLRTPLAGLRAMSEALEDGVAADPGRYLRQIRTEVERLNDMVGDLFELSRIHAGSLALTRSRMSLYDLIGDALAGADPLAREHGVRLVGDRIEPVPVEVDGKEMSRVLGNLLVNAIRRTPADGTVAIAAERTADGVVLSVTDGCGGIPEDDLPRVFDTGWRGTHARTPPAGAGLGLAIVRGIVEAHQGRAAVRNVSGGCRFEVTLPAAEA
- a CDS encoding response regulator transcription factor, with translation MQQSYEKAGKAEGAVGARVLVVDDDPTVAEVVSGYLDRAGYVVERAADGPEALARADAHWPDLVVLDLMLPGMDGLEVCRRMRGRGPVPVIMLTARGDEDDRILGLEVGADDYVTKPFSPRELVLRVESVLRRSRSPVGPATPLSAGGLTLDRAARRATKDGAELSLTHREFDLLAFFLRNPGRVYGREDLMREVWGWDFGDLSTVTVHVRRLRGKVEDDPGRPRFIQTVWGIGYRFDPTGTEGE